The following proteins come from a genomic window of Gottfriedia acidiceleris:
- a CDS encoding M24 family metallopeptidase, protein MEHRIQNLSTWLKEQDIQLGFITSTENVFYLTNFHCNPHERLLACLVFPNDEPILVCPQMEVGHVQNAGWKYDVIGFNDSQDPWAMIQESLAKRNITVNRMAIEKEHLLVGRYERIVQLFPGVQFLAAEEKLHDLRLIKDSEEIRRMQVAAEAADMACQIIVDRIAEGKTEMDLIADMEYEMKKKGISKTSFSTLILTGANSALPHGNPGTNPIKKGDFVLMDLGFIVDGYCSDITRTVMFGQPNEQQREIYETVLKGQLAAIEVSKPGEVLGNVDRAARQIITDAGYGEYFVHRIGHGLGIGIHDYPSVNDSNTDIIKTGMSYTIEPGIYVPNVGGVRIEDDIVITETGAMTLTKFPKELIIL, encoded by the coding sequence ATGGAACACCGTATACAAAATCTATCAACTTGGTTAAAAGAGCAAGATATTCAACTAGGATTTATTACATCTACTGAGAACGTATTTTATTTAACTAACTTCCATTGTAATCCACATGAACGTCTTTTAGCTTGTCTTGTATTTCCAAATGATGAGCCAATTCTTGTATGTCCACAAATGGAAGTAGGACATGTGCAAAACGCAGGCTGGAAATATGACGTAATAGGCTTTAATGATAGTCAAGATCCTTGGGCAATGATACAAGAATCATTAGCAAAACGTAATATTACAGTAAATCGTATGGCGATCGAAAAAGAACATCTTCTTGTTGGCCGCTATGAAAGAATAGTACAACTTTTCCCTGGCGTACAATTCCTTGCAGCTGAGGAAAAATTACATGACTTACGTTTAATTAAAGACAGTGAAGAAATTCGTCGTATGCAAGTTGCTGCTGAAGCTGCTGACATGGCTTGCCAAATTATTGTTGATCGTATTGCTGAAGGCAAAACAGAAATGGATTTAATTGCTGATATGGAATACGAAATGAAGAAAAAAGGTATTTCTAAAACTTCATTTAGCACTTTAATTTTAACTGGTGCAAACTCAGCATTACCACATGGAAATCCAGGTACTAACCCAATTAAAAAAGGTGATTTCGTACTTATGGACTTAGGTTTTATCGTTGATGGATATTGCTCAGATATTACTCGTACAGTAATGTTTGGTCAACCAAATGAGCAACAACGAGAAATTTATGAAACCGTTTTAAAAGGTCAACTTGCTGCAATCGAAGTGAGTAAACCAGGTGAGGTATTAGGAAATGTTGATCGTGCTGCTCGTCAAATTATCACAGACGCTGGATATGGCGAATACTTCGTTCACCGTATTGGTCACGGTTTAGGTATTGGTATACACGATTACCCATCAGTAAATGATTCAAATACTGATATTATTAAAACTGGTATGTCCTATACAATTGAGCCAGGAATCTATGTACCAAATGTTGGTGGAGTTCGTATTGAAGATGATATCGTTATTACAGAAACAGGTGCAATGACATTAACGAAGTTCCCTAAAGAATTAATCATCCTATAA
- a CDS encoding DRTGG domain-containing protein, whose amino-acid sequence MTTKHDQILEHIEQLPVGHKISVRQIAKDLSVSEGTAYRAIKDAENKGFVSTIERVGTIRIETKRKENIEKLTFAEVVNIVDGQVLGGKEGLHKTLNKFVIGAMQLDAMMRYISANNLLIVGNRVKAHELALKEGSAVLVTGGFDTDESVKRLADEMKMPIISSSYDTFTVATLINRAIYDQLIKKDIVLVEDILIPTEKTATLSPFDEVENWYEHNRDTGHGRYPVIDDRGKLIGIVTSKDIIHEQRTQRIDKVMTRQPISVNEKMSVAAAARMMVWEGIELLPVVNTSNNLIGIISRQDVLEALQQLQRQPQVGETIDDIVTSQFHNNKDQKNDDFTIRCNVTPQMTNVIGTLSHGVFTTIVTEAGKRAVRDMKKGDLIVENITIYFVQPVQIDDVIEIKPKVLELGRKFGKVDVEVFQQGILVGKALMMMQLLDR is encoded by the coding sequence TTGACTACAAAGCACGATCAAATACTAGAACATATTGAACAACTACCGGTCGGTCATAAAATATCAGTAAGACAAATTGCAAAAGATTTAAGTGTAAGTGAAGGTACTGCATATAGAGCAATTAAAGATGCGGAAAACAAAGGATTTGTTAGTACCATTGAACGTGTAGGTACGATTCGTATTGAAACGAAAAGAAAAGAAAATATTGAAAAATTAACTTTTGCAGAAGTTGTTAATATTGTTGATGGACAAGTTTTAGGTGGTAAAGAAGGATTACATAAAACACTTAATAAGTTTGTTATTGGTGCAATGCAGCTTGATGCGATGATGAGATACATTAGTGCAAATAATTTATTAATCGTCGGAAACCGAGTGAAAGCGCATGAATTAGCATTAAAAGAAGGGTCAGCGGTTTTAGTAACAGGTGGATTTGATACGGATGAAAGTGTAAAACGACTTGCAGATGAAATGAAAATGCCGATTATTTCTTCTAGTTATGATACATTTACTGTTGCGACGCTAATTAATAGAGCAATTTATGATCAGTTAATTAAGAAAGATATAGTACTAGTTGAGGATATACTCATTCCAACTGAAAAAACAGCTACACTATCTCCATTTGATGAAGTTGAAAATTGGTATGAACATAACAGAGACACAGGCCATGGAAGATATCCAGTAATTGATGATCGAGGAAAGCTAATAGGAATTGTAACTTCAAAGGATATTATACATGAACAACGTACTCAAAGAATTGATAAAGTGATGACTAGACAACCAATAAGTGTAAATGAAAAGATGTCGGTTGCGGCAGCTGCTAGAATGATGGTTTGGGAAGGCATAGAGTTGCTACCAGTTGTAAATACATCGAATAACTTAATCGGTATTATAAGTCGTCAAGATGTACTTGAAGCATTACAGCAATTGCAACGTCAACCTCAAGTAGGAGAAACAATTGATGATATAGTTACTAGTCAATTTCATAATAATAAAGATCAAAAAAATGATGACTTTACGATTAGATGTAATGTAACTCCCCAAATGACGAATGTAATTGGTACTCTTTCACATGGCGTATTTACGACAATTGTAACCGAGGCAGGTAAACGAGCAGTTCGTGATATGAAAAAAGGGGACTTAATCGTAGAAAATATTACAATTTACTTCGTACAGCCAGTTCAAATTGATGATGTAATTGAAATTAAACCAAAAGTCTTAGAATTAGGTCGTAAGTTTGGAAAAGTTGATGTTGAAGTATTTCAACAAGGAATATTAGTAGGTAAAGCATTGATGATGATGCAGTTATTAGATCGATAA
- a CDS encoding DHH family phosphoesterase, which yields MKELILKDIHSFDTIIIHRHVRPDPDAIGSQCGLAEMIKASYPAKKVYVVGHLPQSLEYLYKMDEIADEVYKDALVIVCDTANTERVDDARYSTGKKLIKIDHHPNVDPYGDIMHVDTTASSTSELIFELAESSNEQLVVTDKAARLIYAGIIGDTGRFLFPSTTERTFHAASNLIKKDFSINEIYDNMYETSIEMAHLNGYVLQNFKLTEEGVGHINMTKALMDEYNVNSEQASLAVSSLGHIKGVKAWVIFLEEEDLIRVRLRSKGPVINGVAAMFNGGGHPLASGAKVFSWEEAEKVVEELKKVCREEN from the coding sequence TTGAAGGAACTAATTTTAAAAGATATACATTCGTTTGATACGATAATCATTCATCGTCATGTTCGCCCAGATCCAGATGCAATTGGTTCACAGTGCGGTTTAGCAGAGATGATAAAAGCAAGTTATCCTGCAAAAAAAGTATATGTAGTAGGGCATTTGCCACAATCTCTAGAGTATTTATATAAAATGGATGAAATTGCAGATGAAGTATATAAGGATGCACTTGTTATTGTTTGTGACACTGCCAATACTGAGCGAGTAGATGACGCGAGATATTCGACTGGAAAGAAACTGATTAAAATTGACCATCACCCAAACGTGGATCCATACGGTGACATTATGCATGTAGATACCACTGCAAGTTCAACAAGTGAGTTAATTTTTGAACTTGCAGAGAGTAGTAATGAACAATTAGTTGTAACTGACAAAGCTGCAAGACTAATTTATGCGGGGATTATTGGAGATACAGGAAGATTCTTATTTCCAAGTACAACAGAAAGAACTTTTCATGCAGCTAGTAATTTGATAAAAAAGGATTTTTCTATTAATGAAATCTATGACAATATGTACGAAACATCAATTGAGATGGCACATTTAAATGGATATGTTCTTCAAAATTTTAAACTAACAGAAGAGGGAGTCGGTCATATAAACATGACAAAGGCTCTAATGGATGAATACAATGTAAACTCAGAACAAGCTTCATTGGCTGTAAGTTCACTTGGACATATAAAAGGGGTAAAAGCTTGGGTTATCTTTTTAGAAGAAGAGGATTTAATTCGAGTACGTCTTCGTTCAAAAGGCCCAGTTATAAATGGAGTAGCTGCTATGTTTAACGGGGGTGGACATCCGCTTGCATCTGGAGCGAAAGTCTTCTCATGGGAAGAAGCAGAAAAAGTAGTGGAAGAATTAAAAAAGGTTTGTAGGGAAGAAAACTAA
- a CDS encoding YtrH family sporulation protein, producing the protein MYFISLGIIIGGSIIGSIGYYVIGQPPLSSMYDLSMKLRIWAIVGAIGGTFDTFYSFEKGLFEGETIEFIKQIFMIIAAMGGTHTGTIIIQWFTGEHV; encoded by the coding sequence ATGTATTTTATTTCATTAGGAATCATAATAGGTGGATCGATAATTGGTTCAATCGGTTACTACGTCATTGGACAGCCACCACTTAGCAGCATGTATGATTTATCAATGAAGTTACGAATTTGGGCAATTGTTGGGGCGATTGGCGGAACATTTGATACATTCTATAGTTTTGAAAAAGGATTATTTGAAGGAGAAACAATCGAATTCATTAAGCAAATTTTCATGATTATAGCCGCTATGGGAGGAACACATACAGGGACAATCATTATCCAATGGTTTACAGGAGAACATGTTTAA
- the ytrI gene encoding sporulation membrane protein YtrI, producing the protein MKAPPEQLSHAWAKFFVGIFFGFIISWLVFIYFYGVTEEEQVKQISELKMLNKQYLRDKNIFIENMERMNKEKKRNLTVQDIKVTILNYKQYNINAFTNNQLVTDVKDDLSNLLTQDIKSVSQNRELLRRAIENKVYIKDDRRFKLEIDTIYFDTVLEITLKIKSTK; encoded by the coding sequence ATGAAAGCCCCACCAGAACAACTCTCCCACGCTTGGGCAAAATTTTTTGTAGGCATTTTTTTCGGGTTTATCATTAGTTGGCTTGTCTTTATTTATTTTTATGGTGTGACAGAAGAAGAGCAAGTTAAACAAATATCTGAATTGAAAATGCTCAATAAACAATATTTAAGAGATAAAAATATCTTTATTGAAAATATGGAGCGTATGAACAAGGAAAAGAAACGAAATTTAACAGTTCAGGATATCAAAGTGACAATTTTAAATTACAAACAATACAATATAAATGCCTTTACTAATAATCAACTTGTTACTGATGTAAAGGATGACCTAAGTAATTTACTGACTCAAGATATAAAAAGCGTTTCCCAAAATCGGGAATTATTAAGACGTGCAATCGAAAACAAAGTTTATATTAAAGATGATCGCCGATTTAAACTTGAAATAGATACAATCTACTTTGATACCGTATTAGAAATCACATTAAAAATAAAAAGCACAAAATAA
- a CDS encoding YtpI family protein, with protein MNSIATIVIISFLFFLFYVTKFFFTSELLTKKIAGSRARLTFGLFLLLYGINQMVAKLELITICVGIIFILFGAANLYRGYLQNKHYKAIENKQIV; from the coding sequence GTGAATAGCATTGCAACAATCGTAATTATATCTTTTCTATTCTTCTTATTTTACGTTACCAAATTTTTCTTTACAAGCGAACTATTAACAAAAAAAATTGCAGGATCACGTGCAAGATTAACTTTTGGATTATTCTTATTGCTTTACGGTATAAATCAAATGGTAGCAAAGCTTGAATTAATAACAATTTGTGTCGGTATTATTTTCATTCTATTTGGTGCGGCAAATTTATATCGTGGATACTTACAGAATAAGCATTATAAAGCAATTGAAAATAAACAAATTGTTTAA
- a CDS encoding metal-dependent hydrolase, giving the protein MKITYFGHSVILVEHGQDSIIIDPFINGNPHTNVKVENIKVNYIYVTHGHGDHLGDTVELAKRNDATVIAPVELATWISWQGVKVIPMHIGGEKEFSFGKLKLIEAIHGSSIVDEENKQIINVGPPSGVLLKIAGKTIYHAGDTALYRGMKTLGEYEKIDLAYLPIGNHFTMGIDDAVIASEWINAQQVIPMHYNTFPPIQVDPNEFLAKLPKNNGFIHEPNTTISLL; this is encoded by the coding sequence TTGAAAATTACATATTTTGGGCACAGTGTTATTTTAGTAGAACACGGTCAAGATTCAATTATTATTGACCCATTTATTAACGGTAATCCACATACTAATGTGAAGGTAGAAAATATTAAAGTGAATTATATTTATGTAACACATGGTCATGGCGATCATTTAGGTGACACAGTTGAACTAGCAAAACGAAATGATGCAACTGTTATTGCTCCTGTGGAATTAGCAACTTGGATCTCGTGGCAAGGTGTCAAAGTTATCCCTATGCATATCGGGGGAGAAAAAGAGTTTTCATTTGGGAAATTAAAATTAATAGAAGCAATCCATGGTTCAAGTATTGTTGATGAAGAAAATAAACAAATAATTAATGTAGGACCACCGTCAGGCGTTTTATTAAAAATAGCTGGGAAAACAATTTATCATGCTGGTGATACTGCATTATACAGAGGTATGAAAACATTAGGTGAGTATGAAAAGATCGATCTAGCATATTTACCAATTGGCAATCATTTTACAATGGGAATCGACGATGCAGTAATTGCTTCTGAATGGATTAACGCGCAGCAAGTGATTCCGATGCATTATAATACATTTCCACCAATCCAAGTGGATCCAAATGAGTTCCTTGCAAAATTACCAAAGAATAATGGTTTCATTCATGAGCCAAATACAACAATTTCACTATTGTAG